Part of the Papaver somniferum cultivar HN1 unplaced genomic scaffold, ASM357369v1 unplaced-scaffold_18, whole genome shotgun sequence genome is shown below.
taaggccaacttaagatcctaagcatacaaaaagggaatagcaagataatcagcttgctcaactgatgtgctcctagtattgactgtcttttgacagtataatcaatcacaagcactagtgagcactgatttctcccattgctcaatcaattcagtgaactaaggcttctaacctaacattccactacctaacagtccactaaagcttcatctgagcctcagctagtgagacttagctcatgactaacatgctaacacaaacatacatcatacaagataattgaaacatgaattcaaatattgaacataaacagagcattgaactacaacccttgagacactgaatattccagtgctcttgggtgacacactggctagtccaggcatactcTCTACAACACCCAaagtcccctatttatacatacagttgaaaccccaaaattcccccaaatcagcaaaattagggtttgtaaaaattacaaattaacctcacctaattctctgaattcactcagtagctctcacccatgcttccaattcatacatacaatcattaaaacataaaatccccaaaaatccaaaattagggttttatcaaaaattgaattagcccttacctaatctctgaaaactcttgagtgtgtcgacccatgcttccttatggtctcctgatgcttcccacacctttaattgcttttctagctcactaatttcatcaacccctaaaactagggtttcagtgggaagaataggttgaggggttgatgtaatgagtggctaggggataggagaatgatggAGTGTAGTGGTGGCGGTataggcagagcaggtggtggtgatggcggacatgggttttctctgcagacggtgagggaggaggtggaggagaagagatcgatggatttaggtttagggatcgtttgttttggggtatagatattaggtactagggtgttgtgcGGGATCatcaattcgatgtccagcgaagctgagccgtgggatgcggaaatgatagataaatctaacggctacaagtgaagaggctggtatcgaccgtcggatgcgtgatacaacgaaactgacggctcaagatggagttaggtgctgtagtgttagacaggagcttcagactttgatgtactggtgatgctgcgaccataggatgctgagatgatccaatctgacggctagaaaaggaaacgggtatggatatatgaaatggatttgggtgagggttttgggccttgggtatgccaagcccatatcttctttaagaacaattcttcctcttcaagcccacttctagccttttggtcttgtgcacaacattcttcgcggcttccttgtgtaattcctcccggcttttcaccgcttttctgctcttttccgctccgctattcatccaaactttatttattacctaaaaatgcaaaattagttaataaaaatatttattcttgaaaacaatgaaaatacagaatatgggttaaaatggagaattaatgcacaaaagatgagttaaatgccaagaaaaatatataaaaatatgcactttttagcactcatcagttgaCTACAGTTCCGCTGAATATACTGAGATTTTCGTATCGATTTGTTCTTTGAATAAACTAATCATACTGATATGCTGGATACCCATAAGATATAATCACCTTTTGTTCAAGATTATGTCCTCATACGTTTTGTGCGtcaaattgatagttgaatttaGGGTTATTCGGCAAAGCTCCCCGAGAATCCTAATGACCAAGTGTTTCGGAAGTGCGGAAGCGACATTAAAAAGCTTCATTAGAGTATATACATCCATTTTtgaataatcatgcatcatcggTTGGTGTTCTTCCTCTCGAAATCTTCATGTATATCTTCTTGTCAATATTACACTTGGTTCCGGAGCTCGCAATATTTCCATGTGCACAATTGTATTATAGTGTTGATGAACGTTTTCTCATCATTTGAATCTTCATCTATTTGATCCAACTTCTACATAAATACTTGTTGTTTTTGTTGGAGAAATATTAGCACATATGGACGTGTTTCTTCATTGTCCAAATTATGATccataagaaaaagaaaatcttgattgaaaagagtaCTGAAAACAAATAATATATTGGAGAAATTGGATTAATTTCTGTAAAAATAGAATATAGATAGTAGTTTTGTTGTGTTAATTGGTGAATAGGAGGAGATTTATACAATTAGAATGGAGATACAATCGTTGGActatggttaaaaaaaaaaacctttggaTAACGGGTCCAATTTACCCGATGATTGGCTCAAGTTGAAGCGCTGCTCAATTTGGGACGACCGGCCAAACCATGGCTGACCGATTTAATCATCTTCGAGAAACTTTTCTCGTTAGTGAGAAACTGAGTTTGCCCCTTCTTCGTTGGACTTGCTCTAATGAAAGTACCAATTTATTTGAGGATACATCAAAATTCATAAAAGACAAAACATTCATCAACTATGAATTGTTAGGCCAAGCGCAATGGTGTTGGATTTCGCTTCACTATAGCTTAATTGTAGCGAAATCCAATTATTATGATATTTCGTTTCGCTTCAACGTGGTGACATCCCTTCACTACTCTAAATAGTTGATCAGATATGATACTTCTCTAAGATGAGAGAATTCTCGCGGAAACTCAGTGTCCGTTTAAAAAGTGCGTTTATGGAAACTCTGTTTCCGTGTGATTTTAAAAGGATATAGCTTCCGCTTCCAAATTTTCAGTTTTATTCCTAATTTTTCACTTTTAATTCTTCATTTTTCTTATTATATCTCCATTTTTATCTCTTAAAACTTTTTTGATACATAAATATTAATATTTATCTAAATCAGTTGGAATaaaatttgagaaaaaaaaacgACAACTCACTATTTATACAGAAACTTAGTTTTTGTGGTGTGATTAAGCTAAAAGATGTCCCTCACCCTATGTTTGGCCATgcacatcaaaaaaaataaaattgggtaCCCGTATGATCAGTAATGTTGATAAAATCGGACTCAGCCAACAACTACAGTAGAACCTCTATAAATTAAtccgcgataaattaataatcacgataaattaataatttttgtCGGTACCGAGTTGGGACCAACAtgctaaattaataattcgctaaatttataagataataaaGTTTTTTATCTTCCTATAGGTCCTGTCGAATATATAAATTGATAACTCTCCAATTTATATAAATTTAGCTTTACATTTATGCTAATTTAGTAAATAATGATTCAATTGTGACTTGTTTTTTCTTAAAATTAATGTCACATTGAATTTCATTTTGGATTTTTCTTGACATTAGAAGAGTCTTTGGTGTTGTAGTTTTCTGATGTAATAAAAACATATTCAATATCTTTACAGCTTTGGTAGGTTTTTTACGGGAAGATGGTTGTCTCTCTAAATACACTTTCATCTTCGACTTTTATATCATCACTTTCGTCTTTCCAATGAcactcttatttatttttttcgtcAATCAACAAATTTGATGTAATGTCCATGAACTTAGATCCACTAAAGATTAGTATCTAATATCGTTTAGCGTCTATGGAATTAGCTTCCACTAACTTCTACTAAAGATTACTATCTAATAAATTAGTATCCATCAACTGCACCCACAATAATGTGCATAATGAATAAGGTGTAttggttcattttgttgattattttttctagaattcaacaatatttttgataaattaataaattattaatttattactATTTAGAAGGTTGAAGAATCGTCTTGCTAGTCAAGATGCTAATTCCAAAATATGacgttttctttttcatcgtattctaTTCAGATTGGTGTTGCTAGCTGCCAACAAACTCTTTGTAAAATCTGACTTTGTATGCTTTTCCATTAATACataatttaataattattaatttacgCAATTATCTAATACCgcgataaattgataaattttatCGGTCCCGACGTTATTATTTTATAAGGATTATCCTGCACCAGGATTCGTGTACCACCGTGTTCCTGCTTTCTATTCTATGTATCTTCTTTTACCGTGTTCCAGTTCCAGATCTACTATTGAACTCTGTGTAAACAACAGTGAAGTGACTGCCTATTCAATTCTTTATCACTCTCTCTCCCTCTATaataaaaggaaaaacacacacaGAGGAAAATGTTAGAAAGAGCATTATCAATGAGAGGAAGAACAACACAAGCGACGGAAGAAGAAGGAATCGGAGGTGGTGGAGTAGgaggaaatgaagaagaaagagacGATGATGAATCAAAAACAAGAAAGATTTCATTAGCAATGAGAATAACAAATCTAATTACATACAAATTTGGGGTGTTTTGGCCATGttctttcattattttctccttccttcttcttctttcttcaattATTATTCGTTCGAGGAATTCCGTTTGTGTTTCGACTCTGGATTCAAGAAGTTTGATTGGGATTGATGGGTTGGATTCAGATTTTGGTACTCTTGGTGTTCCTTGGTGTAAGTTCATTCTTTTACCCTTGATCTCTTTTATTTCAATTCTAGGGGTTTTATTGATTGATTTGATGTGGGTTTTTATGGGATTTTGGATGTGGGTTTTGtcactaattttagggtttttttactGAAATTTGTTTGATTATCAGAGAATGTTGGTATTTGTCACTGTTTTAGGACTTTTCTGAAGTTCAATTTTGTGGTGTTTTGCTAATTAGGACCTTGCAGAATGTGGCATCTGCATTTGTTTAGTTATCACTGAAGTGGCGTTTCTCAATGATTTAGGACTTGTTGTTAGTTGATATGTGTAGTGATTTGCTCATTAAGATGTTGCAGAACGTGgggtttcttgatttgaatattggGGTTTTCTACAGTTTAGGGACTTTGTTTTTAGTTGATATGCGCAGTGATTTGCTCATGAAGATCTTGCTAAACTTGgggtttcttgatttgaatatgtttttttttttttttttgacaatagAGGGAATTTGATGTGTTTTGTGCTTACTGGTTAGCTCATTTTTAGTGTATAAAAGAACATCTGATTAGAGTAGGGTGAATTGGTATTCTAAGTGTTTGCATTAAACCCCAACTTTAATTTCTTCTCCTTGTCAAAAGGCAGATCGAAATCGGGACGAACGGTGGAATGGACAACGAAGGATTTATTAAAAGGACTGGAAGAGTTTGTGCCGATCTATGAGACACGGCCAATCAAGAATAATCAGTATGGGATGGGTTTTGATCATAGTTTTGGACTTTGGTTTATGACTAGGTGGTTAAAACCTGATCTGATGATGGAGAGTGGTGCTTTCAAAGGGCATTCAACATGGGTTCTTCGTCAAGCAATGCCAGACACACCGATACTGTCACTTACACCTAGACACCCTGAGAAGTATCTCAAGAAGGGGCCTGCTTATGTTGATGGCAACTGTACTTATTTTGCTGGGAAGGATTTTGTGGATTTTGGAAATGTGGATTGGAAGAGTGTGATGAAGAAACATGGTGTTACTGACTTAAGTCGGGTTCTTATTTTCTTCGATGATCATCAAAATGAACTTAAAAGGTGCATTTTCACAAAAGTTGGTTTTTAATTCTACTTATGTTAGGGCTTATAAGTTTGTTTttcttgattggtaattttttttttgtatactcGTGTTGATAGATTGAAGCAGGCACTGAAAGCTGGGTTCAAGCATTTGATATTTGAGGATAATTACGATACTGGTACTGGTGATCATTATTCTTTGAGGCAAATATGTGACCAATCCTATATCAGAGGTGCATACTCTTACATACTAAACATCTCATTACCATTACTTGCAACTACTGTGGATTGTTTATGTGTGTGTATATTCTTTTTTGGAAAATTTATAAAGCGGTGGTGGTTAGCCGGAAAATAATTGTTCTGAAGGAGTAACTGTTCAAGTAGTGAAACAGTTGTTAATGTTGAATTAGTATCATTAACATAAGAATCTAGATAGACAGATAGGAAATGCTTGAGAAGCAATGCAGCATAGAAGGAAATCACCTAGTAAATAGTAATGGATCCCTTTACATTATGTGGTTTTATCAGTGATGGATGTATTATTCTGAAGAAATACATCTCTGACTCTTTACATTATGTGATTTATTTATTGGTGATAGATGTGTCCTCTGAAGGAATGTATTTCTTTATCAAATGAAGAGTTAGGTACCACTGACAATTCTCTTGTAAATATAGCATTTAAAGAAACCAGTAATATATTTTCTCCAAAATCGATCATCTTATGACCTATTCCACCTTACCCTTAACTTCCGGGATTGAATTACATACTTAGAAATGATATCTGGACCAGTCGTAGGGATATGAACATGCAATGCAACCATAATAATGCTTAGTGGCATCTGATAGAGGAAGGTATTCATCATGGAAATAAAGATTTCACAATTTTTCATATTCGGTTGTTTCATAAAACTTTATGCCCTGGTATTTCTTGAAGGCATGTCTATATATCTTAGGCCTTTATTGTTGAAACAAGTGTCGAAACACTTGAATTGCCCTCAGGATAAGTACAAGGATGTCACAATTAAATTAAATGTTAAGAAGCCCTTATCGTGTTTAGCCTCAGAAGCACATAATCTTTCGGATCATTAGAAAAAAAATCTGTTGATCATAGCTGTGATTATAACTTTTGAGACTCTAGATGTAATTTAAAGATGGGTTGGGTATTAGATAGTGTCAAACTTCATTTTCGTAAGCTACTCTTGTGTGCAGGTGGTGGACATAGCTGTTTTCAAGATAGTGATGAAGCTAGAATAAGGGAGAAAAGGAAGAAGTTCTGGGAGAAGGCAGTTGACGTAGATGAACTTTGTGGGCCTGGTGAAGCATGGTGGGGTGTCAGAGGGCATATGCGAGATGATTTCAACCACACCAACAAGGCAATATCGTATAAGGAGCATTTTCAAAACAGCAGGTTTGTTGAATCAGTTCTAGATGTATATTGGGAGCTGCCTCCAGTTGCTGGTCCATCACTGACACATCAGACACGATATGATCCTGCACGTTCGGTTAGTCCAGTTGTGGAGGATGGAAGGTTTGGCTTATTTCAAAGGTTAGGCTTAAGCAGATTCGACTCATCTGTATTCAATGGATACACTCAGATGGTATATGTTCAGATTTCGCAATCTAGTCCTTAGGATTTGTCATAAGACTTAGGATCAGTAGATCTAGCATATGCCTTTtgggtttttttccttttttccacTTTCACGCGTAATACAGATTTTGGTGGTTCACTGATGTAGTAGaacaaaatattttcattatcttttgaGAAAATTACAGATGCAATTGATCCTGTCAATTGTCTTGG
Proteins encoded:
- the LOC113338086 gene encoding uncharacterized protein LOC113338086 isoform X2, coding for MGFDHSFGLWFMTRWLKPDLMMESGAFKGHSTWVLRQAMPDTPILSLTPRHPEKYLKKGPAYVDGNCTYFAGKDFVDFGNVDWKSVMKKHGVTDLSRVLIFFDDHQNELKRLKQALKAGFKHLIFEDNYDTGTGDHYSLRQICDQSYIRGGGHSCFQDSDEARIREKRKKFWEKAVDVDELCGPGEAWWGVRGHMRDDFNHTNKAISYKEHFQNSRFVESVLDVYWELPPVAGPSLTHQTRYDPARSVSPVVEDGRFGLFQRLGLSRFDSSVFNGYTQMVYVQISQSSP
- the LOC113338086 gene encoding uncharacterized protein LOC113338086 isoform X1, with amino-acid sequence MLERALSMRGRTTQATEEEGIGGGGVGGNEEERDDDESKTRKISLAMRITNLITYKFGVFWPCSFIIFSFLLLLSSIIIRSRNSVCVSTLDSRSLIGIDGLDSDFGTLGVPWCRSKSGRTVEWTTKDLLKGLEEFVPIYETRPIKNNQYGMGFDHSFGLWFMTRWLKPDLMMESGAFKGHSTWVLRQAMPDTPILSLTPRHPEKYLKKGPAYVDGNCTYFAGKDFVDFGNVDWKSVMKKHGVTDLSRVLIFFDDHQNELKRLKQALKAGFKHLIFEDNYDTGTGDHYSLRQICDQSYIRGGGHSCFQDSDEARIREKRKKFWEKAVDVDELCGPGEAWWGVRGHMRDDFNHTNKAISYKEHFQNSRFVESVLDVYWELPPVAGPSLTHQTRYDPARSVSPVVEDGRFGLFQRLGLSRFDSSVFNGYTQMVYVQISQSSP